The proteins below are encoded in one region of Thermothelomyces thermophilus ATCC 42464 chromosome 1, complete sequence:
- a CDS encoding amino acid oxidase yields MPKHLVVVIGAGVIGLSCAVLLQEAGYAVTIVARDFPGPFETTDPTAKINFTSPWGGAHNRWVPPHPSLPSHLERDHRFSLRTYARMKQLHDAQPGTAGITFLKGIEYLERPGPEYLALSPSGIPASSSSSSSADPLPGLPGFRLLSPSEFPADGRVTWGCEYDTWCVNPMVYCSFLLRRFVRRGGRLLARELQRPEEVFSLSRAELGLPPLPARGGESNSSSSSSSNSRGNDGESVVAAVVNASGTGLVPDPHMTMTRGQTCLVAEDCDATVTRQNADGSWTFCVPRGFDGGTIVGGTKEPGNWDPRPSAEVRAELLRRFAETYPKILGGKAELTVLRDIVGRRPTRDGGPRVEGEVIPGAGFVMHAYGLGGRGYELSWGVAEAVVEAVDKHVQKKEAGARL; encoded by the exons ATGCCGAAACATTTGGTGGTGGTCATCGG CGCCGGCGTCATCGGCCTCAGCTGCGCCGTCCTTCTTCAGGAAGCCGGCTATGCCGTGACCATTGTCGCTCGGGATTTCCCCGGCCCCTTTGAGACGACGGACCCGACCGCCAAGATCAACTTCACCTCTCCCTGGGGAGGAGCCC ACAACCGCTGGGTTCCCCCGCACCCGTCTCTTCCCTCCCACCTCGAGCGGGACCATCGCTTCTCGCTGCGTACCTACGCCCGTATGAAGCAGCTCCATGACGCCCAACCGGGCACGGCGGGCATCACCTTCCTCAAGGGCATCGAGTACCTGGAGCGCCCGGGGCCTGAATACCTCGCCCTCTCGCCGTCGGGCATCccagcctcctcctcctcctcctcctccgccgaccCGCTGCCGGGCCTGCCGGGATTCCGCCTCCTCTCGCCCTCCGAGTTCCCCGCCGACGGTCGCGTGACCTGGGGTTGCGAGTACGACACCTGGTGCGTCAACCCCATGGTCTACTGCTCCTTCCTCCTGCGCCGCTTcgtccgccgcggcggcaggCTCCTCGCGCGCGAGCTGCAGCGGCCCGAGGAGGTCTTCTCCCTCTCCCGCGCCGAGCTCGGACTGCCTCCGCTCCCGGCGAGAGGGGGCGagagcaacagcagcagcagcagcagcagcaacagcagagGTAATGATGGTGAGAGCGTCGTAGCGGCGGTCGTGAACGCGTCGGGGACGGGGCTCGTGCCGGACCCGCACATGACAATGACGCGGGGGCAGACATGCCTGGTGGCCGAGGACTGCGACGCGACGGTGACGAGGCAGAACGCGGACGGGAGCTGGACCTTTTGCGTGCCGCGCGGGTTCGACGGCGGCACCATCGTGGGCGGGACCAAGGAGCCCGGCAACTGGGATCCCCGGCCGTCCGCCGAGGTCAGGGCCGAGCTGCTCCGCCGCTTCGCCGAGACGTACCCCAAGATCCTGGGCGGCAAGGCCGAGCTGACGGTGCTGAGGGACATTGTCGGGCGGCGGCCCACCAGGGACGGCGGACCGAGGGTCGAGGGCGAGGTCATCCCCGGCGCCGGCTTCGTCATGCACGCCTACGGGCTCGGAGGGAGGGGATACGAGTTGTCGTGGGGTGTTGCCGAAGCCGTGGTCGAGGCTGTCGACAAGCACGTACAGAAAAAGGAGGCCGGTGCGAGGTTGTAA